One window of the Bradysia coprophila strain Holo2 chromosome X unlocalized genomic scaffold, BU_Bcop_v1 contig_26, whole genome shotgun sequence genome contains the following:
- the LOC119069080 gene encoding protein sidekick isoform X3: MHLVKRIFNSSHKWINYSNISNCLRILILWNVVGFCLCSDQPQLQPPRFTTQPSSSGSIVSEGRTKILQCHALGYPQPMYRWLKDGLPMTDFGSSQYYRISNTKRDDAGSYQCIAKNDAGTIFSEKIDVVVAYMGIFEDFTERRASVQSGHPAILDLAPIESIPPPSVTWQGEEGPLNYDIKYAETTKNQLIILSADEDDQRAYRARAINTQLGKEENSAFVHLNVSGNPYTEIAPEIIIHPENLKIVRGEQVAQMQCIANARPLHELETLWLKDGILIENAGIAHTLNDPWNRTLALLSANLTHTGSYTCQVRLRSGGFPMVTSSATVTVMEPPTFFAPLRSETLGDYGAQLIVPCDVIGEPPPYVTWFRNAEALDLSGDRYSVRDDNALVIKKLSMDDSAMFQCLASNDAGEKSSYTWLKVKTTLSTANHIKKNNKRAKRMAQPRIIRMRASSTSSSASSTSTSIEKSHKDKGFRFHTGTSTPIMEQPPQNVTVLDGKDATIICRAVGAPTPNITWIYNETTPVEYSGRVQVLDSGDLLISNVRETDAGLYACSRSNEAGTVNGQAFLGVMVRTQIIQPPVDTTVLLGLTASLQCKVSSDPSVPYNIDWYRGDTQSAPITNSQRIGVQADGTLEIQAVRAADVGTYSCMVTSPGGNETRSARLSVIELPFAPTNIKSERLDTVTQRAINVSWTPGFDGNSPILKFIVQRREVPELESFIGPIPDPLLNWVTELSNVSADQRWVLLTSLKAASVYQFRVSAVNSVGEGSPSEPSNVIKLPQEAPSGPPVGFVGSARSSSEIITQWQPPLEEHRNGQILGYIIRYRLYGYNDSPWTTRNITNEAQRNFLIQELITWKDYVVQIAAYNNMGVGVFTEGAKIKTKEGIPEAPPVNVRVMAVNSTAIRVWWKPPNPQQINGINQGYKIQAWNIDKIDGEDQQVEAKVMTVPPSLLDPLAEQNAVMSGLDKFTDYNITVLCFTDPGDGVRSESVYVKTKEDVPDEVGSLQFDEVSDRAVKVLWTQPKNTNGILMGYQVRYQIRDMPDTLKVVNLTSKETSLKVSQLMATTRYHFEVSAFTAVGSGPVKTATMQSGVEPVIPSPPTQLALSNIEAFSVVLQFTPGFDGNSSITTWTVEAQTARNLTWFTVFDISDPDASTLTVTGLMPFTSYRLRLLATNVVGSSQPSEPSKDFQTIQARPMHPPLNVTVRAMSATELRVRWIPLQQTEWFGNPRGYNITYRNVENGSQTQPLSALIEDHTANSHVLDNLEEWAVYEIVMNACNDVGTSKDSPKALERTREAVPSFGPINVEANTTSSTTIVVRWGEVPKRHRNGQIDGYKVFYGSAGRGGVLHKTIPNNSTFTTTLTELKKFVAYHVQVLAYTRLGDGALSVPPIRVQTFEDSPGAPSNVSFPDVSFSTARIIWDVPEEPNGEILAYKVTYSLNGSVNLNYSREFPPSDRTFRATQLLAERYYIFSVTAQTRLGWGKTASVLVYTTNNRERPQPPSSPQISRSQVQAHQITFSWTPGRDGFAPLRYYTVQLRENEGPWTSLSERVDPSVTSFTAASLKPHTTYQFRIQATNDLGPSAYSRESIEVRTLPAAPSEGVSGLQVVPITTTSVRVQWIALEKSLWNGDSATGGYRVLFQPISDFPTALQATPKQDIMSIASDSVVLSDLTQDRNYEIVVLPFNSQGTGPASKPVAVYVGEAVPTGQPRSVDGAPVSSTEVRLRWKPPQQQQQNGDLLGYKIFYLVTESPQELEEGRKYEEEIEVVPASTTSHSLVFLDKFTQYRIQILAFNPAGDGPRSAPLVVKTLQGLPGPPGALQFSEITMQSLKVSWDPPKKRNGEILGYIVTYETTEENDKFSKQVKQKVSGTQLIIQNLEEEVTYTFTVRAQTIDFGPPVIGNVTTGPQEGSPFSPRELTLTKTASSVDMHWQNGASGKGPILGYYIECKKRDDDARWETVARTTSGPLEEFTVSYQSLLPSTAYTIRVISYNKYGISCPVVSKEAVLTPSKLYLEYGYLQHKPFYRQTWFMVALAATSIVIIIMVIAVLCVKSKSYRYKHEAQKALEESMAMSIDDRQELALELYRSRHGGGNGTIMSGNSSMGRRNMGTMSRKAAQQAAAAASLGKSPPRPSPASVAYHSDEESLKCYDENPDDSSVTEKPSEVSSSDSQNSESENESVRSDPHSFVNHYANVNDSLRQSWKRQKPVRNYSSYTDSEPEGSAVMSLNGGQIIVNNMARSRAPLPGFSSFV; encoded by the exons GCTATCCACAACCGATGTACCGATGGCTGAAAGATGGTCTCCCAATGACAGACTTTGGCAGCAGTCAATACTATCGAATATCGAACACAAAACGAGACGATGCCGGCTCGTACCAGTGTATAGCGAAAAACGATGCTGGAACAATATTTAGCGAAAAaattgatgttgttgttgcgT ACATGGGAATCTTTGAAGATTTTACCGAACGTCGTGCTTCAGTACAATCGGGTCATCCAGCAATATTAGATTTAGCACCAATCGAATCCATTCCACCGCCATCGGTAACGTGGCAAGGAGAAGAAGGACCACTTAACTACGACATTAAGTATGCCGAGACCaccaaaaatcaattaattattttaagtgCCGATGAAGACGATCAGAGGGCGTACCGGGCTCGAGCTATCAACACTCAGCTGGGCAAAGAGGAAAACAGTGCATTTGTTCACTTGAATGTATCCGGCAATCCGTACACAGAAATTGCACCCGAAATAATTATTCATccggaaaatttaaaaattgttcgtGGTGAACAGGTGGCTCAAATGCAATGCATTGCAAATGCGCGCCCATTGCACGAATTAGAAACACTGTGGCTGAAAGACGGCATTTTGATAGAGAATGCGGGCATCGCACACACGTTAAATGATCCGTGGAACAGAACTTTGGCATTGTTGTCCGCCAACTTGACACACACAGGATCGTACACATGCCAGGTGCGATTGCGAAGCGGTGGTTTTCCAATGGTTACATCATCGGCTACAGTAACTGTAATGGAACCGCCAACGTTTTTCGCACCACTTCGATCGGAAACGCTCGGCGATTATGGCGCTCAATTGATTGTTCCGTGCGATGTCATTGGTGAACCTCCACCATATGTAACATGGTTTCGAAATGCTGAAGCGCTGGATTTATCTGGTGATAG GTATTCGGTTCGAGACGATAATGCGCTggttatcaaaaaattgtctaTGGACGATTCGGCAATGTTTCAGTGCTTAGCATCGAATGACGCTGGTGAAAAGTCGTCATACACATGGCTGAAAGTAAAAA CTACACTATCCACTGCTAatcatattaaaaaaaataacaaaagagcCAAACGTATGGCTCAGCCGCGAATAATACGGATGAGGGCTTCGTCTACATCTTCTTCTGCTTCATCTACTTCCacttcgattgaaaaatcGCACAAAGATAAGGGATTTCGCTTTCATACCGGCA CATCGACACCAATAATGGAACAGCCGCCACAAAATGTTACTGTTTTGGATGGAAAAGATGCCACGATAATTTGTCGAGCTGTAGGTGCTCCAACGCCGAATATCACATGGATTTATAACG AAACGACTCCAGTGGAATATTCCGGCCGTGTTCAAGTCCTTGACTCGGGCGATTTACTCATATCAAATGTACGAGAAACGGATGCCGGTTTGTACGCTTGCTCTCGTTCTAACGAAGCTGGAACCGTGAATGGACAGGCTTTTCTTGGAGTAATGG TTCGGACGCAAATTATTCAACCGCCTGTTGACACTACTGTTCTTCTGGGACTGACCGCATCACTTCAATGTAAAGTGTCTAGTGATCCATCAGTGCCGTATAACATTGACTGGTATCGTGGTGACACTCAATCCGCTCCGATCACAAATAGTCAACGAATTGGTGTTCAAGCCGATGGTACTCTAGAAATCCAAGCAGTTCGTGCGGCAGATGTTGGCACATATTCTTGCAtg GTTACTTCACCCGGAGGAAATGAAACTCGTTCCGCTCGATTGAGTGTGATTGAACTGCCGTTTGCACCCACAAATATCAAATCGGAGCGATTAGACACCGTCACACAAAGAGCTATAAATGTGTCGTGGACACCTGGATTCGACGGCAACAGTCCAATTTTGAAGTTCATCGTGCAACGGCGCGAAGTTCCGGAATTGG AGTCATTTATAGGTCCCATACCTGATCCACTGTTAAATTGGGTCACCGAATTGAGTAACGTATCGGCCGATCAACGCTGGGTTTTATTGACCAGTTTGAAAGCAGCTTCGGTGTATCAATTTCGGGTCAGTGCTGTGAACAGTGTTGGCGAAGGTTCTCCTTCCGAGCCAAGTAACGTCATCAAGTTGCCACAGGAAG CACCATCTGGTCCTCCGGTCGGATTTGTCGGTTCAGCGAGATCGTCTTCCGAAATTATTACGCAATGGCAACCTCCACTCGAGGAACATAGAAATGGTCAAATTCTCGGTTACATTATTCGTTACCGTCTTTATGGATACAATGATAGTCCATGGACCACTCGAAACATAACCAATGAGGCTCAACGGAACTTTCTCATCCAGGAACTGATAACATGGAAAGATTATGTTGTTCAGATTGCTGCATACAACAATATGGGTGTCGGTGTGTTCACAGAAGGTGCGAAGATAAAAACGAAAGAAGGCATTCCAGAAGCACCGCCCGTAAATGTTCGCGTTATGGCAGTGAATTCAACGGCAATTCGTGTGTGGTGGAAACCTCCAAATCCTCAGCAAATCAACGGCATCAATCAGGGATATAAAATACAGGCCTGGaatattgataaaattgatGGCGAAGATCAACAAGTCGAAGCGAAAGTGATGACTGTGCCGCCGAGTCTATTGGATCCTCTAGCTGAACAGAATGCTGTTATGAGCGGACTTGATAAATTTACCGACTACAACATAACTGTGTTATGTTTTACCGATCCCGGTGATGGTGTAAGAAGCGAGAGTGTTTATGTGAAGACCAAGGAAGATGTTCCCGATGAGGTGGGATCACTTCAATTTGATGAAGTGTCAGATAGAGCTGTAAAAGTGTTGTGGACTCAACCGAAAAACACCAATGGAATCTTGATGGGTTACCAAGTTCGGTATCAGATCAGAGACATGCCCGACACTTTGAAAGTTGTCAATTTAACGTCGAAAGAAACCAGCCTGAAGGTTTCCCAGCTGATGGCTACTACGCGATATCATTTTGAAGTATCTGCGTTCACTGCAGTTGGATCTGGACCGGTTAAAACTGCAACAATGCAATCCGGCGTCGAGCCTGTTATTCCATCACCGCCGACGCAACTTGCTTTATCTAACATCGAAGCATTTTCAGTTGTTCTTCAATTCACTCCCGGATTCGACGGAAATTCGTCGATAACAACATGGACTGTGGAAGCTCAAACAGCTAGAAATTTGACGTGGTTCACTGTCTTCGACATATCCGATCCTGATGCATCAACGCTGACGGTAACTGGCTTGATGCCATTTACGTCTTATCGCCTTCGACTGCTAGCAACGAATGTCGTCGGTTCTTCTCAACCTTCAGAACCTTCCAaagattttcaaacaattcaagCCAGACCCATGCATCCACCGTTGAATGTTACTGTTCGCGCCATGAGCGCAACAGAATTACGTGTACGTTGGATTCCGTTGCAACAAACAGAGTGGTTTGGTAATCCTCGTGGTTATAACATTACATACCGAAACGTTGAAAATGGCTCACAAACACAGCCACTGAGTGCTTTGATTGAGGATCACACAGCTAATTCGCATGTTCTGGATAATCTTGAAGAGTGGGCAGTGTATGAAATTGTGATGAATGCGTGCAATGACGTGGGTACATCGAAAGACAGTCCGAAAGCACTGGAAAGAACACGAGAAGCGGTACCTTCATTCGGTCCGATTAATGTTGAAGCAAATACCACATCGTCAACGACAATTGTTGTGCGTTGGGGTGAAGTTCCTAAACGTCATCGTAATGGCCAAATTGATGGCTACAAAGTATTTTATGGATCTGCCGGCCGTGGCGGCGTTCTGCACAAAACAATACCGAACAATTCAACATTTACTACAACACTGACGGagctcaaaaaatttgttgcttACCACGTCCAAGTACTTGCCTATACGAGACTAGGTGATGGTGCACTTAGTGTGCCACCGATTCGTGTTCAAACATTCGAAGATTCTCCAGGCGCACCATCCAACGTTTCATTCCCAGATGTGTCATTCAGCACAGCTAGAATCATTTGGGATGTGCCAGAGGAACCTAACGGAGAAATATTGGCATATAAAGTCACATATTCACTTAACGGTTCAGTGAATCTAAATTATAGCAGAGAATTCCCTCCATCTGATCGAACGTTTAGAGCGACTCAACTATTAGCGGAACGGTACTACATATTCAGTGTAACTGCACAAACTAGACTGGGATGGGGCAAAACAGCATCCGTTCTTGTTTACACCACTAACAATCGTGAACGACCACAACCACCGTCATCGCCTCAAATATCTCGTAGCCAAGTTCAAGCTCATCAAATCACATTCAGTTGGACTCCCGGCCGAGATGGATTTGCACCGCTTCGGTATTACACGGTTCAGCTCCGTGAAAACGAAGGTCCTTGGACGTCACTTTCCGAAAGAGTCGATCCATCAGTTACATCATTCACAGCCGCTTCACTTAAGCCACATACAACGTATCAATTCCGAATACAAGCAACAAACGATTTGGGACCATCAGCATACAGTCGTGAAAGTATTGAGGTTCGTACACTGCCTGCGGCTCCATCGGAAGGAGTTTCAGGATTGCAAGTCGTCCCGATTACGACTACTAGTGTGCGAGTACAGTGGATTGCATTGGAGAAGTCACTATGGAATGGAGATTCTGCAACTGGCGGCTATCGAGTATTATTTCAACCAATATCCGACTTTCCAACAGCACTGCAAGCTACACCAAAACAAGATATCATGTCAATTGCTTCCGATTCGGTTGTACTGAGTGACTTGACCCAAGATCGAAACTATGAAATCGTCGTTCTTCCATTTAATTCACAAGGTACTGGTCCGGCCAGTAAGCCAGTTGCAGTCTACGTTGGTGAAGCAGTTCCCACAGGCCAGCCTCGTTCGGTTGATGGTGCACCAGTTTCGTCTACAGAAGTTCGGCTACGCTGGAAACCAccgcaacaacaacagcaaaatgGAGATCTGCTTGgctacaaaattttctatttggtCACTGAATCACCACAAGAATTGGAAGAAGGTCGGAAATATGAAGAAGAAATCGAAGTTGTGCCAGCATCAACTACATCGCATAGTCTAGTGTTTTTGGATAAATTTACCCAATATCGCATACAAATTCTTGCTTTTAATCCAGCTGGAGATGGACCAAGATCAGCTCCACTTGTCGTCAAAACGTTACAGGGATTACCAGGACCACCAG GTGCTCTACAATTCAGTGAAATCACAATGCAAAGTTTGAAGGTGTCGTGGGATCCACCCAAGAAGAGAAATGGTGAAATTCTTGGTTACATTGTGACCTACGAAACAACCGAAGAAAATGATA AGTTTAGCAAACAAGTGAAGCAGAAGGTATCGGGAACACAGTTAATCATCCAAAATTTGGAAGAAGAAGTCACCTACACGTTCACGGTACGTGCACAGACGATCGACTTTGGACCGCCGGTAATTGGCAATGTGACAACTGGGCCACAAGAAGGGTCACCATTTTCGCCTCGTGAATTAACGTTGACCAAAACAGCGTCTAGTGTTGATATGCACTGGCAAAATGGAGCATCGGGAAAGGGGCCAATACTGGGCTATTACATAGAATGCAAGAAGCGAG ACGACGATGCTCGATGGGAAACAGTCGCTCGGACAACATCAGGACCACTAGAAGAATTTACGGTTAGCTATCAAAGTTTACTTCCATCCACTGCGTACACAATTCGAGTGATATCTTACAACAAATACGGCATATCGTGTCCGGTTGTATCGAAAGAAGCCGTTTTGACTCCATCGAAACTATATCTGGAATATGGATATCTTCAGCATAAACCATTTTACCGACAAACGTGGTTCATGGTGGCTTTGGCGGCCACATCCATTGTTATTATAATCATGGTCATTGCTGTTTTGTGCGTTAAAAGCAAAAGTTATCGATATAAGC ATGAAGCACAAAAGGCCTTGGAAGAGTCAATGGCAATGTCTATCGACGATCGTCAGGAGTTGGCGTTAGAGTTATATCGCTCAAGGCACGGCGGTGGCAATGGAACAATAATGTCCGGCAATAGTTCAATGGGTCGCCGCAATATGGGTACAATGAGTCGTAAAGCGGCTCAACAAGCTGCAGCAGCAGCTTCATTGGGCAAATCACCTCCACGACCATCACCAGCGTCGGTGGCATATCACAGCGACGAAGAGAGCTTAAAGTGTTACGATGAAAATCCAGACGACAGCAGCGTGACGGAAAAGCCGTCGGAGGTCAGTTCTAGTGATTCACAG AACTCAGAAAGTGAAAACGAAAGCGTTCGATCGGATCCGCATTCGTTTGTGAATCATTATGCCAATGTTAATGATTCGTTGCGACAGTCGTGGAAACGCCAAAAACCAGTAAGAAATTATTCCAGTTATACAGATTCGGAACCGGAAGGCAGTGCCGTGATGAGTTTGAATGGTGGCCAAATTATCGTCAATAATATGGCCAGATCAAGAGCGCCGTTGCCCGGATTTTCATCATTCGTTTGA